The Aedes aegypti strain LVP_AGWG chromosome 3, AaegL5.0 Primary Assembly, whole genome shotgun sequence genome contains a region encoding:
- the LOC5576781 gene encoding probable cytochrome P450 313a4, with protein MWWPLLLAYLLAAVVLIYSYVQWTRRKMYAMLASMSSPKTLPVIGHAYKFFNVSPEALAKTIRYFRRFPSPVCLHMGPLPHVVVFDPESIQVVLNSQHCLQKPHQYSFLWIPRTLMCAPVHMWKTQRKAFNPAFGPAILGSFVPVFNEKCAILMEILEQHVGKPQRDFTRDILKCTLDQIYVTAFECEFNMQLSPDGDKSMDLFESYVGFVTKRFFSVWKYPDFIYRWTKAYRKQMLCCTTYFNEVLEKIVRHVDIDRRVNDLCGEQSVEKYHNFVYCLSKYLQAQGPIPREDILAHFGFMIFAGNETTAKTINAVLLMLAMHPEIQERCFLEVAAVCPIENQYISAEDVSNLTYLEMVCKETMRLFPVAAMLARVATSDVKLNDRQTIPANTRIIIGTYQIHRDPKIWGPNSNRFDPDHFLPDNVAKRHPYSYIPFSGGPRNCLGPRFAWLSMKTIIAFILRQYRLNTSLKFDQLKVAYGVLLTIANGCPMTIEKR; from the exons ATGTGGTGGCCCTTGTTGTTAGCGTACCTTTTGGCAGCCGTAGTTTTAATATATTCTTACGTTCAATGGACTCGAAGAAAAATGTATGCCATGTTGGCCAGTATGTCCAGTCCCAAAACATTGCCGGTGATTGGTCATGCTTACAAGTTCTTCAATGTTAGTCCAG AGGCACTTGCCAAAACTATACGGTATTTCAGAAGATTTCCTTCTCCGGTTTGCTTACACATGGGACCATTGCCTCATGTGGTCGTTTTCGACCCCGAATCGATACAGGTCGTCCTTAACTCTCAACATTGTCTTCAAAAACCGCACCAATATTCATTTCTTTGGATTCCCAGAACATTGATGTGTGCCCCTG TTCACATGTGGAAAACACAAAGAAAAGCTTTCAATCCCGCATTTGGACCAGCTATTCTTGGAAGTTTTGTTCCGGTTTTCAACGAAAAATGTGCCATTCTTATGGAAATTCTTGAGCAACACGTTGGCAAGCCGCAAAGGGATTTTACTCGGGATATTCTAAAATGTACTCTGGATCAAATTTACG TGACCGCCTTCGAATGTGAATTCAATATGCAGTTGTCACCGGATGGAGATAAATCCATGGATTTATTTGAAAGTTATGTGGGGTTTGTCACCAAGCGATTTTTCTCAGTATGGAAGTATCCAGATTTCATATACCGCTGGACAAAAGCGTACAGAAAACAAATGCTGTGTTGTACCACATATTTTAACGAAGTACTGGAGAAAATCGTGCGTCATGTCGATATTGATAGAAGAGTCAACGATCTGTGTGGAGAGCAAAGTGTCGAAAAATATCACAACTTCGTTTATTGTCTTTCAAAATACTTACAAGCACAAGGACCTATCCCCAGAGAGGACATTTTAGCTCATTTCGGTTTTATGATTTTCGCCGGTAATGAAACAACGGCGAAAACGATCAATGCCGTTTTGCTCATGCTCGCAATGCATCCCGAAATACAAGAGCGTTGTTTTCTGGAAGTAGCAGCTGTCTGCCCTATTGAAAATCAATATATTTCGGCTGAAGATGTTTCAAACCTGACTTATCTGGAAATGGTATGCAAGGAAACGATGAGGCTCTTTCCCGTTGCTGCAATGTTGGCACGAGTAGCAACCAGTGACGTCAAACTCAACG ATCGTCAAACAATTCCGGCAAACACGAGAATCATAATAGGAACCTACCAAATCCATCGTGATCCAAAAATCTGGGGACCAAATTCAAACCGGTTCGATCCCGACCACTTTCTACCGGATAATGTCGCCAAACGGCATCCGTACTCGTACATTCCCTTCAGTGGTGGACCACGGAACTGCCTTGGACCGCGTTTTGCATGGTTATCCATGAAAACTATAATTGCATTTATTTTGAGACAATATCGCTTGAACACTTCTCTCAAGTTCGACCAGCTGAAGGTGGCGTATGGAGTGCTGTTGACCATTGCCAATGGGTGTCCAATGACGATAGAAAAAAGAtag
- the LOC5576782 gene encoding cytochrome P450 4C1, with the protein MGPMVYIFVYTPEQLQVVLNSPHCLEKPLQYSFFQVSRGIFSAPVDLWKILRKLITPSFGPGLLSSFVPIFNEKSSVMVEQMAKNVGKPQRDYYSEIVLCFMDTICNTAFGVDCDLQRSPAGAEYVETQEKYIDIVTERYLKPWQYLNFIYRFTNAYQIFKKRHGKFLALLTQATRINEVEDMLSKNSISKDYQDKDVGAKKIPIFVEKLLDEIQKSGHIKREDIDDHIVTMCFAGNDTTATTMSNILLMLAMHPDIQERVYQEIIAACPDRNQQVSIEDAGKLTYTEMVCKETMRHFSIAPVIGRTATQDVKLNDDITIPANSTLICCFYKLHMDPKNWGPDVKNFNPDNFLPDLVAKRHPYSFLPFSGGPRNCLGVRYAWLSMKIMLVHILRRYRLRTTLTMDTITVKFNSFMKIEDGCPITVEER; encoded by the exons ATGGGCCCAATGGTGTATATATTTGTGTACACACCAGAGCAGCTACAGGTAGTGTTGAACTCGCCGCACTGTCTGGAAAAACCTCTGCAGTATTCCTTCTTTCAAGTCAGCCGGGGAATATTTTCCGCACCAG TTGATCTTTGGAAAATTCTACGCAAATTGATCACTCCATCTTTCGGTCCGGGATTGCTGAGCAGCTTTGTGCCGATATTCAACGAAAAAAGTTCTGTTATGGTGGAACAGATGGCCAAAAACGTTGGAAAACCGCAACGAGACTATTACTCGGAAATAGTCTTATGCTTCATGGATACTATTTGCA ATACGGCGTTCGGAGTCGATTGTGATTTGCAGCGATCACCAGCTGGAGCAGAATATGTCGAAACGCAGGAAAAGTATATAGATATTGTGACGGAGAGATATTTAAAACCATGGCAGTATTTAAACTTCATCTATCGGTTCACAAACGCGTACCAGATATTTAAAAAGAGGCACGGTAAATTCTTAGCGCTGCTAACGCAAGCTACACGAATAAACGAAGTTGAAGATATGTTGTCGAAGAACTCGATATCAAAAGATTATCAGGACAAAGATGTCGGAGCTAAGAAAATACCAATATTCGTCGAGAAGCTTTtggatgagatacaaaaatcaGGTCACATCAAACGAGAAGATATAGATGACCACATAGTGACAATGTGTTTCGCTGGTAACGACACGACGGCAACCACAATGTCCAACATTCTGTTGATGTTGGCTATGCATCCGGATATTCAGGAACGCGTGTACCAGGAAATCATAGCCGCTTGCCCGGATAGAAATCAACAGGTATCGATTGAAGACGCCGGCAAGCTCACGTACACAGAAATGGTCTGCAAGGAAACGATGCGACATTTCTCAATAGCTCCTGTTATTGGACGGACCGCTACCCAGGATGTGAAACTAAACG ACGACATCACCATCCCAGCTAATTCCACCCTAATATGCTGCTTCTACAAATTGCACATGGATCCAAAAAACTGGGGACCCGACGTCAAAAACTTCAACCCGGATAACTTTCTACCGGATTTGGTAGCGAAACGGCATCCCTATTCGTTTCTTCCATTCAGCGGTGGCCCTCGGAACTGTTTGGGAGTGCGGTATGCATGGCTTTCGATGAAAATTATGCTGGTACACATTCTGCGGAGGTATCGACTGAGGACCACCCTAACGATGGACACGATAACCGTCAAGTTCAACTCGTTCATGAAAATCGAAGACGGTTGTCCGATCACCGTGGAGGAGAGGTGA